CCATGCTCCCTGAGAATACGGGTGATGGCCCGGGTATCCACATCAAAGATAGCCGGCACCTGTTGTTCCTCAAGCCACACCCCCAGGCTTTGGTTGGCATTCCAGTGGCTGTATTCAAAGGAATAATCCGATATAACCAGACCGGAGACATGGATGCGGTCGGATTCAAAATGCCTGAGAAGGCCCTGTGCCGCTTCCCGGGCAGGAACACCATAATTGCCGATCAGGGGATAGGTAGCCACCAGGATCTGACCCTTATAGGAAGGGTCGGTGAGACTCTCGGGGTAGCCGGTCATGGCCGTGTTGAAAACCACCTCCCCGGCTGTGGAACGCGAAAAACCAAAGGATTTACCATGGAAGG
The DNA window shown above is from Bacteroidales bacterium and carries:
- a CDS encoding carbamoyl-phosphate synthase (glutamine-hydrolyzing) small subunit, translating into MVKTKNARLVLENGSTFHGKSFGFSRSTAGEVVFNTAMTGYPESLTDPSYKGQILVATYPLIGNYGVPAREAAQGLLRHFESDRIHVSGLVISDYSFEYSHWNANQSLGVWLEEQQVPAIFDVDTRAITRILREHG